The following are encoded in a window of Vicugna pacos chromosome 2, VicPac4, whole genome shotgun sequence genomic DNA:
- the ANKRD50 gene encoding ankyrin repeat domain-containing protein 50 isoform X2, whose translation MKPPQQSLYLLVDSVDEGCSVTEGEHTSASLSGTVAELLAAHHEFFPPWLLLLCSARKQSKAVTKMFTGFRKISLDDLRKAYIVKDVQQYILHRLDQEEALRQHLTKETAEMLNQLHIKSSGCFLYLERVLDGVVENFIMLREIRDIPGTLNGLYLWLCQRLFVRKQFAKVQPILNVILAACRPLTITELYHAVWTKNMSLTLEDFQRKLDVLSKLLVDGLGNTKILFHYSFAEWLLDVKHCTQKYLCNAAEGHRMLAMSYTCQAKNLTPLEAQEFALHLINSNLQLETAELALWMIWNGTPVRDSLSTLIPKEQEVLQLLVKAGAHVNSEDDRTSCIVRQALEREDSIRTLLDNGASVNQCDSNGRTLLANAAYSGNLDVVNLLVSRGADLEIEDAHGHTPLTLAARQGHTKVVNCLISCGANINHTDQDGWTALRSAAWGGHTEVVSALLYAGVKVDCADADSRTALRAAAWGGHEDIVLNLLQHGAEVNKADNEGRTALIAAAYMGHREIVEHLLDHGAEVNHEDVDGRTALSVAALCVPASKGHASVVSLLIDRGAEVDHCDKDGMTPLLVAAYEGHVDVVDLLLEGGADVDHTDNNGRTPLLAAASMGHASVVNTLLFWGAAVDSIDSEGRTVLSIASAQGNVEVVRTLLDRGLDENHRDDAGWTPLHMAAFEGHRLICEALIEQGARTNEIDNDGRIPFILASQEGHYDCVQILLENKSNIDQRGYDGRNALRVAALEGHRDIVELLFSHGADVNYKDADGRPTLYILALENQLTMAEYFLENGANVEASDAEGRTALHVSCWQGHLEMVQLLITYHADVNAADNEKRSALQSAAWQGHVKVVQLLIEHSAVVDHTCNQGATALCIAAQEGHIDVVQVLLEHGADPNHADQFGRTAMRVAAKNGHSQIIKLLEKYGASSLNGCSPSPVHTMEQKPLQSVTSKTQSLTIKSNSSGSTGGGDVQPSLRGLPNGPAHAFSSPSESPDSTVDRQKSSLSNNSLKSSKNSSLRTTSSTATAQTVPIDSFHSLSFTEQIQQHSLPRSRSRQSIVSPSSTTQSLGQSHNSPSSEFEWSQVKPSLKSTKTNKGGKSENSGKSGSAGKKAKQNNSSQPKVLEYEMTQFDKRGPAAKSGTSAPSKQMPTESQCKITIPSAQQEIGRSQQQFLIHQQSGEQKKRNGIMTNPNYHLQSNQVFLGRVSVPRTIQDRGHQEVLEGYPSSETELSLKQALKLQIEGSDPSFNYKKETPL comes from the exons ATGAAGCCTCCACAGCAGAGCCTGTACCTGCTCGTGGATTCTGTTGACGAAGGGTGCAGTGTGACCGAAGGAGAACACACGTCTGCCAGTTTATCTGGGACTGTTGCAGAGCTTTTAGCTGCTCACCACGAGTTCTTCCCACCATGGTTATTGCTTCTCTGTTCTGCCCGAAAACAGAGCAAAGCTGTTACTAAAATGTTTACCG GTTTTCGAAAAATAAGTTTAGATGACCTTCGGAAGGCATATATCGTTAAGGATGTTCAACAGTACATTCTTCATCGTTTAGATCAAGAAGAAGCTTTGCGACAGCACCTCACAAAAGAGACTGCAGAGATGTTAAACCAGCTGCATATTAAAAGTAGTGGGTGCTTTCTTTATCTAGAAAGAGTTCTCGATGGAGTTGTAGaaaattttattatgttaagaGAGATTCGTGACATCCCAGGAACTCTAAATGGTCTGTATCTCTGGCTGTGTCAAAGACTTTTTGTAAGAAAACAGTTTGCAAAGGTTCAGCCTATTTTGAATGTGATTCTTGCAGCCTGCCGACCTTTGACCATAACGGAATTATACCATGCGGTATGGACCAAAAATATGTCATTAACCTTGGAAGACTTTCAACGCAAGTTAGATGTCCTCTCCAAACTTCTTGTTGATGGACTAGGAAATACGAAAATACTGTTTCACTATAGTTTTGCAGAGTGGCTTCTGGATGTGAAACACTGCactcagaagtatttatgtaatGCAGCAGAAGGACACCGAATGTTGGCTATGAGTTATACCTGTCAAGCCAAGAATttaacaccattggaagcacaagAATTTGCATTGCACTTAATTAATTCAAACTTACAGTTAGAGACAGCTGAGTTAGCTCTGTGGATGATATGGAATGGTACACCTGTCAGAGACTCCCTGTCTACTTTAATACCCAAGGAACAAGAAGTGCTACAGCTGTTGGTTAAAGCTGGTGCTCATGTCAACAGTGAAGATGATCGCACATCATGCATAGTCCGACAGGCCTTAGAAAGAGAGGATTCCATTCGGACATTATTAGATAATGGAGCTTCTGTGAATCAGTGTGATTCGAATGGGAGGACATTATTGGCTAATGCTGCTTACAGCGGCAACCTTGATGTAGTGAATTTACTTGTATCCAGGGGAGCAGATTTAGAGATAGAAGATGCTCATGGACACACACCACTTACCCTAGCTGCCAGACAGGGACATACCAAGGTGGTTAATTGCTTGATTAGCTGTGGAGCAAATATTAATCATACTGATCAAGATGGCTGGACAGCATTAAGATCTGCTGCTTGGGGTGGTCACACTGAGGTGGTTTCTGCACTGCTTTATGCTGGTGTAAAAGTGGATTGTGCGGACGCTGATAGCAGAACTGCTCTGAGAGCAGCAGCCTGGGGAGGACATGAGGATATTGTCCTGAATTTGCTCCAACATGGTGCTGAAGTCAACAAAGCTGATAATGAAGGCAGAACTGCTTTGATAGCAGCAGCctacatgggacacagagagatTGTGGAACACCTGCTGGACCACGGAGCAGAAGTGAATCACGAGGATGTGGATGGAAGGACTGCACTCTCTGTAGCTGCGCTTTGTGTTCCCGCAAGTAAAGGGCATGCATCAGTTGTTAGCCTCTTAATCGATCGAGGTGCTGAAGTAGATCATTGTGATAAAGATGGCATGACTCCGCTGCTGGTAGCTGCCTATGAAGGACACGTCGATGTGGTTGACTTGCTTCTAGAGGGGGGAGCAGATGTAGACCACACAGATAACAATGGTCGTACACCCCTCTTAGCAGCAGCTTCTATGGGTCATGCTTCGGTTGTAAACACACTTTTGTTTTGGGGTGCAGCTGTGGACAGCATTGACAGTGAAGGGAGGACAGTCCTCAGCATAGCTTCAGCCCAAGGAAATGTTGAAGTAGTACGTACTCTCCTGGATAGAGGGTTAGATGAAAACCACAGAGACGATGCTGGATGGACACCTTTGCACATGGCAGCTTTTGAAGGTCACAGGTTAATATGTGAGGCACTTATTGAACAAGGTGCTAGAACAAATGAGATTGACAATGATGGGCGGATACCCTTCATACTAGCTTCACAAGAGGGTCATTATGATTGTGTTCAAATATTACTGGAAAATAAATCGAACATTGATCAGAGAGGTTACGATGGAAGAAATGCACTGCGGGTTGCTGCGTTAGAAGGACACAGGGACATTGTTGAATTACTTTTCAGCCATGGAGCCGATGTTAACTACAAAGATGCCGATGGGAGGCCCACACTTTATATTTTGGCCTTAGAAAACCAACTTACGATGGCTGAGTACTTTTTAGAAAATGGGGCAAATGTAGAAGCAAGTGATGCTGAAGGAAGGACAGCACTTCATGTTTCCTGCTGGCAGGGCCACTTGGAAATGGTGCAGCTTCTGATCACCTACCACGCTGACGTCAACGCTGCAGACAATGAAAAGCGCTCTGCTCTGCAGTCTGCAGCCTGGCAGGGCCACGTGAAAGTGGTGCAGCTTCTGATCGAGCACAGTGCCGTGGTCGACCACACGTGCAATCAGGGTGCCACTGCGCTCTGTATTGCGGCCCAGGAAGGGCACATTGATGTTGTGCAGGTTCTGTTGGAGCATGGTGCTGATCCAAACCACGCTGACCAGTTTGGACGCACTGCTATGCGTGTTGCCGCCAAAAACGGACATTctcaaataattaaattattagaaaaatatggTGCATCCAGTTTGAATGGCTGTTCTCCATCTCCTGTACACACCATGGAGCAGAAACCTCTACAATCGGTGACTTCAAAAACGCAATCACTAACAATTAAGTCGAATAGCTCTGGCAGCACGGGTGGAGGGGATGTGCAGCCATCGCTGCGCGGGTTACCGAACGGGCCAGCTCACGCCTTCAGTTCTCCTTCAGAATCGCCTGATTCAACAGTTGATCGGCAGAAGTCATCATTGTCAAATAATTCCTTGAAAAGCTCAAAAAATTCGTCTTTGAGAACCACTTCATCTACAGCAACGGCTCAGACAGTGCCAATTGACAGCTTTCACAGCCTGTCATTTACAGAGCAAATTCAGCAGCATTCACTGCCGCGCAGTAGAAGTCGGCAGTCGATCGTTTCCCCGTCTTCCACAACGCAGTCCTTGGGGCAGAGCCACAACTCACCCAGTAGCGAGTTTGAGTGGAGCCAAGTAAAGCCCAGTTTGAAGTCAACTAAGACAAATAAAGGGGGGAAATCAGAAAATTCCGGCAAATCTGGGTCAGCTGGGAAAAAAGCGAAACAAAATAATTCTTCACAGCCAAAGGTTTTGGAATATGAAATGACTCAGTTTGATAAAAGAGGACCTGCAGCCAAATCTGGGACCAGTGCACCATCTAAACAAATGCCCACAGAATCGCAGTGCAAAATCACGATACCTTCAGCTCAGCAGGAAATTGGTCGATCGCAACAGCAGTTTCTTATTCACCAACAAAGTGGGGAACAGAAGAAGAGAAATGGAATAATGACAAATCCAAATTATCATCTTCAGAGCAACCAGGTTTTTCTTGGTAGGGTCTCAGTCCCACGAACAATACAAGACAGAGGGCATCAGGAAGTGTTAGAAGGATATCCTTCCTCGGAGACGGAGTTAAGCCTCAAACAAGCCCTGAAGCTTCAGATTGAGGGCTCTGACCCTAGCTTCAACTACAAGAAGGAAACACCGTTGTAA